CACCGAAGTTGACGAGTTCAGCTGCCGGTGTAACCGTTGGCCAAATCCTTCATGCGAGTATTCCCCTCGTTATAACCACAGGTGTCCTTGCCACAGTCATCGGCTATTGGAGATTGCGGCGTGATATGAAGCGCGGAGCCGTAGAAGTTCCGAAGAAGCTGGAATTCAAACAGGAAAAAGAGGTTTCCACTGCTGCAAGGATTTCGGCAGTGCTTGTTCCGGTTGTGCTTTTGGCCACCATTGTCACGACCATAGCGATGGGGCTGAAAGGTGGGGACGCCACGGCATTTATAGGTGGTGTGAGTTTCCTCCTGTTTATCGTGATCGCGTTTTTGGAGCATAAACAACACGCTCATAAGGCGGCCATGAGGTACGTACAAGACGGGTTTACGTTTTCCATGAAAATCTTTGCCCCTGTCATTCCGATTGCTGGATTTTTCTTCATGGGCTCTCCTGACGTTGCTCCGCAAATTCTAGGTAAAGGCGCTCCAGGCTATCTATTCGATCTCGGCAGAGCACTCGCCGCACACGTTCCGCTTTCAATGGTGACGGTCGCCATCATTGTCGTGTTGGTCGGCATCATTGCTGGGCTGGATGGGTCCGGCTTTTCTGGCTTGGTGCTTGTGGGCACGCTGGCGCAGGCACTTGGCACGCCCATTGGTGCGAACATTGCTGTTCTCGCGGCCTTGGGCCAAATGGGCTCCGTTTGGAGCGGCGGCGGAACGCTCGTTCCGTGGGGGGTACTCGATGTGGCCGGTGTCACAGGGGTTGATCCGGAGCACCTGACAAGACGGAACTTCATACCCGTCGTTGTCGGTTTAGCGGGAGCAACCGTGGTTGCGATTCTCATGATGTAGATTTGAGGATCACTATATCTCCTATGTTCAGAGATTTTTTATTTCGGGAACAGCCATCGCGCTGTTCCTTTTTTATTGGTTTTTCGGCCACATGTGCCCACGCATATGAGTGAGATCCCGAGGAGATTTTACTGGTGCATCATACTACATCGAGTGTCGCTTGTGTTTAAAAATGGGAAGGGGCATGCAGGTATGAACTCGTTAATGATTCATGAAACGACCGAACTGAATGAACTTCTCATGAGTTGTACGAACAGTATTAACTCAATGGGATTGTTTCTCAGTCAAGTCCAGTGCCAAGAATTGAAGTCCATCATTGAAAAGCACATGAAGGGGCACATTCAAGATTACAACATGAAAGTAGAGTGGGCTACGAAGGGCACCTCTCATGACACGCTAGACGTGCCCACAATGCCACCAGCCGTGAGAATGACCGGAGTGGCAGATATGCAGAAGACCACTCCGAATCCGAACACGACAAAGTTGGACGATAGGGCGATAGCGACATCGTATTTATTGACACTAAAACGAGCCGGTAGGGAATACGCGTGGGCCACATTTGAATGTGCAAACCCTGAACTCAGGAAGTTCCTGGAGGATGCCTTTACGATGTGTTCGCGCCACGCTTATGAAGTGAGCGGGTATATGATCAGAAAAGGCTACTATCCTATACAGGAAGCTCCAAACACGTACGTACAGGAACTATCGGGAACGTATGAGTCCGTTCAAAACAGCGGTTTTGTCCACTGAGAAGGGGTGTACCGCATGGTCGACCTGAACAAGGTTCGCGATGAACTCAAGACAGTCATCGACCCCGAAATTGGGGTGAACATAGTTGACCTGGGACTCATTTACGACATTTCGGAACCGAAACCGGGGCAGGTTAACATTAAAATGACGTTAACTACACCTGAGTGCCCACTACACGAAGGTTTTCTGGACGCAGTGGAAGGGGCAGCTGTACATGTTACAGGAGTGGAATACGTCAAAGTGGACGTTGTCTTTGATCCGCCATGGAATCCAGACATGATGAACCAGGAAACCCGTCACGCGTTAGGAATTTGACGAAATGAGGGGGCGACGACATGTCGGTTGATGTAAAGTGTAGCGTTTCGAACTGTTACTTTTGGAAAGATGACAATAACTGCGGTGCGCCGGCCATTATGGTGACGGTGGACCAACAGGCGAACGCGAGGTTCAATGAGGAAATAGCGGATGAAATTATGGTCGATTTAGAGAGCCAGGAGTCGGCCAGTAGCTCCCTGCATACGTGCTGTCACACATTCCGTAAACGATCTTAACCAAGTATAAAAGCACAACGGTTGTACATTGTAACGGTGTACCATCCCCCGGACTTCATGATGGTACAGGCCTCGCTTCACGGCGAGGTCTTTCTTTTTGTCTGTCCGGCAAGGAAACTTGCTCATGATTAGAGAATTGTTTTCCGTAGAATGTCGAAAATGAATGGACAGACACAGGAATTGAATGGCAGTTGTGAAGGAGGGGTAAGCGCTGCCACTCTGGGAGAACCGATTAACGAATAAAAAAGTCGCAGCACTGATGCGCTCATTTCGACAGGTCCATCGCGCCATGTTTCACCTAATGCGGGTTGAAGCGGATACACTAGGCTTGACGCCCGTTCAAATAATGGTGATTCACGCCATCAAGGAAGAGCCAAATATTAGTTTGAATGAGCTGGCGGATCGATTGCAAATGGGATGTAGTACTGTAAGCGGTGTGGTCAAACGGTTGGTTGAAGCAAAAATTCTTGAACGCGAGCGGGTTGAGGAAGATCAACGAACAATTGCCATGCGTTTAACCGACAAGGGACAGGATCTGGAGGAGCAAGCGTACGGAGACGATTCTTTGATCTCGCAGGCCGTCTTAAGATTCCTCGAGTTGCCAGATGACGATTTGGACCGATTACTCCAAATACACCAGCGACTTATCGATATATTGCGTGGAGAAACGGATCGAAAGTCGTGAACACGCCCCGAATGTCGCATAACATTTTATCCCCTTCCATCCCGTCGTTCGAAGATTTGATTCGTCGCGATAATGGAATACTAAAGCGGGATCGACTTAACGGGAAGGGGAATTGCGTGTGAATGTATCCGATGAAACGTTGGCAGATCTGATGAGCAATGCACGTGTTATCGCTTCCGTCGGCGTGGTTTCAAATCCTTTGACAACAGGGTATCGCGTGGCTGAATACCAGCAGTCACAAGGTTACAAGGTGATCGGGGTGAACCATGACAAAGACATGATTCTCGGTCATCCAACTGTTCATTCGGTTACTGATATCGGTGAGCCTGTGGATATTGTGAATGTTCTCGCACACCCAAGCGAAATTGCTCAAGTCGCAGACGCGGCCATTCAGTCGGGGGCTAAAGCTCTGTGGCTAGAACCTGGAATAGAGAATAAGGAAGCGGAAGAACGAGCCATGCAGGCTGGATTAACAGTCGTATCAAACCGATCGTTCGAACGAGAACACCGGCGACTGCTGGCGGATAAAGATTTCTAAACGGACAATACCGCTCGGGTAAGGCGAAGTTACAAGCGCTTCCTCGCCCGAGCGGAACTGCTTTAGCCTCACATGCACTCCCAACGTTCGAGGAGATTCCCTCCGTCATTTACCCCGGAGCATTGTGTGCTATTACTTTCATATGGTTCCGTTAATTTGTTAACATGCCACGAGTAAACGCGGATGACTCAGTTCTTACCTTATATTTGGTTTTGATCTTTTCGCGTTTTATGTTACAAGAGGGGATAGCTTATTTCTCCAGGAGGACAGAAACGAATGACTCGCTGGACAACCATTCCGGTTCACCTTGCGAAAGACCTGCGTCCATGGCAGGTTGTTTACATGATATGCTTTGCAGTCTTTGGAACGTTTGCGAATTTATACGTCGGTCCACCAACACTGGAGCAGGTATTTAGTTTGGTGTACCTCCTTATCAGTGCGGCGTCTTTATTTATCGTATTACCGAATTTCCGAAGAGTCCTATTTCGCAAGTACGATCCGCTTCGAACTCACCGATTTTCGGGTGCGCCCGTAGCCCTTACTGGTACGCGCATATACTTGTACATTCTTATTCCCATGTGCTTCGTTGCCGTCCTGCAGACGTTTAGTGCGATCAGTAGTTCGTTTTTGCAGTTTGACCAAACGAATGTCTCTTCGCAGCCTCAGGTACAGGACTATATCACCCCTGTCCTTGCGGGAATGGAAGAGGTTTGGCGTTGGTGCATGATCGGGACGGTCATTGTCATTGGACGAATGATATGCCGTCGGTGGTGGTCTATTCCGTCAGTGCGGGGAACAATTTTTACCATTGCCGTGATTGCGAGTTCCCTCGGCTTTGGTTCGGGGCACATTATGGAATTTACGTCGCATCGTTTTCGAGCACTTCTTTTGTTTAGCGGCCTCGGTGCAATCTTGGCACTCATGACGGTTATTACGGGCCGTATTCTGCTCGTTATGTGCGTACATATTGCCTATGACTTGTGGGTGACAGTGCTGAGTACGGTTGGCGGCAATGACGTGGTGCTCGGCATCATTCTTTATATCGCGCTCTTGTTGGCTCCTCTCGCAACAATTATTTGGAGAAAGCGATTGTTTCGGTGGGTAGCGGATCGAGAAGATGTCGTGAGATTAGAGCCGTACAATGAAAGCTGGCCTGGGATGTACGCGGAGGAAGCGGAACAGTTGCAAACTGTCTTTCGACGTCGCAAGCCATTCCAAATGAACCACATTGGCAGCACTGCGGTGCCTGGAATGGTTGCGAATGCTTGCATCGATATCCAAGTCGGCTTACAGCGGCCGAAGCTGCGTGGCCGCGAACGGCGCCATCTTGAGCGTATTGGCTATGAGGTTATCGGTACAAGAGGGGTATTCGGGCGTCTTCTCTTACGTAAGGGATCAACACCGCCAATACACCTTCACATTGTCGAGGCATATGGCCCCTTGGCCCACTCCAACATACGCATTCGGGATTATTTACGTGTTCATCCAGACGATGCAATGTCGTTTGGTGACGCGAAGGTGCAGATCGTTCAGGATGGTGTAACGGATTTGCCTAGTTATACAAATAAAAAGAAGCCGCTATTTAAGTGGCTAATCCATGCTACATATTCAGACACAACGTTATAGTGGGGGGAAAGGGAGAGTAGGGTGTTCGTCGTCTAACGTGCACCCTACTCTGTGCTTATTCCCTAGTATTGCCCAACATGCGCGAGGATATACTTGGTTTGTTGAAAATTGTTCGAGAGGAAGTTACAGCCTGATTCTTTGATTTAGCGTCCTCGTTGTGGATATACTTTGAGCTGTCAGATTGCAAGGAGGAGTTGTCGGTGTCGACAAAGTTACAGGGAAAGAACGCCCTAATCACTGGTGCAGGAAAAGGTATTGGTAGAGCAATAGCGGAACAGTTGGCGTCTGAGGGTGTCAATTTGGGCCTCATCTCCAGGACGTCAGCAGACTTGGAAAGCCTGGCCGGATCCATCCGCGAAAAGTACAACGTGAAGGCTAGCGTCGCGATCGCGGACGTTGGAGACCGGAAACAAGTTGAAACAGCTGTCAATCAGATATCTCACGAGCTTGGGAACATTGATATTCTCATTAACAACGCAGGAACGGCGAAATTTGGAACAGTCATCGACATGGATGTTGAAGAGTGGGAACAGATGATTCGAGTGAACCTGCTTGGTACATATTACGTGACTCGAGCGGTCCTGCCGGGTATGATGGACCAAAATTATGGTGACATCATAAACGTGAGTTCCACAGCTGGTGAACGAGGAGCCGCCACAACGTCGGCCTATTCGGCTTCCAAGTTCGGTGTTATGGGTTTCTCGGAATCACTGATGCAAGAAGTGCGTAAAAACAACATTCGTGTTGTGGCGCTGGCGCCGAGCACGGTGAATACAGATCTCGCGAAGGCTGCCGGACTAAAGATTGGCGATGAAGATCGACAAATGCAGCCTAGTGATATCGCTGAGCTGGTGCTATCCATCTTGTCGTTGCCTCAGCGGGTCGTCGTCAAAAATGCCAGTATCATTATGACGAATCCTCAATAGCCGTTCGTAAGAAAAGGGGGGCCGTCCCACACTAGAAATGTGTTGGACGGCCCATTTTTTGTTCCTCATCTATCTATGTACTGAATCATACATCCTCTCGACTGAGTTTTTGCAGTGATAATGCTGCAAATTCCGATAGAATAAATTCGGAAAGAGCGGGGACAATAGGCATAAGAAACCGTACTGGGACTGACCATTGGAGGAGGAATGAAGATGGATGTGAATCGGATAGGTGACGAGCAAGAAGGCACGGAAAGTCCACAGGACGCGATGGATGAATCGTCAGGTCTGGATATCACACAGGAACAGATCCGAGATGTTTATTTCGCCGGCACGAGCGATGGAATCATGTTCCTCGAAGATGGTCAGACAGTGAAACTCGATGAAACGGAACCGGACAACCGCTGAAGATAACGGTTGTGAAGATTGACCGTTCTAGCTGGAGTGATAACGAAGGCGCCCGACAAATCGGGCGCCTTTAGCTCATATCACTCAGTGAACATCGCAATTGGATTGCTCAATTGTTGAGCGGATGATCGAACTGCTCGTTTGATCATCGTCGTAAGTAATGGTTGTGATTTGGTCAAACAGGTCAACGTCGAAGTTTTCCACACCTTGAACACTGTGCAATGCGTTTGAAACAGAGTTCGCACAGTTGGCACAGGTGACACCCTCCAGGGTGATGGTCGAGATCGTCATAGTCGTCATCCTTCCATACTCAAGTGCTCCGCAATTGTCGTCGTTAGCGTTCCTCAAATGCGAACGAAACTTACGGCGCGTTTGACTTCTGGCAGTAAACTCGTGATTACCATATTTTTGATCATCGCGCCCGCCACAAATTATTCACCCCTCTCTACTTGAATTTCCTCAATTCGGTAGTATGATGTATTTTGTTGTGATATTTCGTATACGAAGTTTTCATGTTACGAAATATTTCGATGTGAAGAATTACTTGAGAAGGAGAATGAACACTGAAAGGATCGGACGAAGTATCCTCAAGCGCGAGAGTAACAGAATTAGTCCGTTCATTTCGTGAAGTAAATCGGTCCATGGCAAACTTGATGCGCATTCAGGCAGACAAGTTGGATCTGACCCCAGTCCAGATCATGATCCTACGTATTTTGGAAGAAAAGCCAAACTTGTCACTAAGTGAGCTTTCCGAACGCGTTCAATTGGGCTGCAGTACAGTGAGTGTTGTTGTGAAACGCCTTGTTGAAGATGGCGTACTTGAACGTGAACGTTTGGAACAGGACCAACGGACGGTTGCCATTCGTTTGACAGACAAGGGTCGGGAGTTAAACAAGCAGGCGTTTGGTGAGGACTCCTTGCTAACGTTAGCCCTTCAGCGATTTGTTCGTCTGCCCGAGAAACATATAGATACACTCTTGGCATTACACAGAGAACTAAATGCAATTCTCAGTACGGAGGGAGAGTTACCAGAATGAATAATGTGGAATCATCCACCAACTCATCTGTTCGAGTTGGACCTATTTTCGGGGTTATGATTGCTGGGGCATTCGTTGCCTTTTTAAACCAAACTTTGATTAACGTTGCATTACCGCAGATTATGGAACGACTCCAAATATCAGCAACGACGGCGGACTGGCTTACAACCATCTTTATGTTGGTCAACGGGATCGTCATTCCCATTACCGCATTCCTGATAGAGCGATTTACAACCAGACAATTGTATACCGCGTCGATGGGATTGTTTACCTTGGGAACGCTGGTCTGTGGGATAGCTCCGAATTTTGGAGTCATCCTCGTCGGGCGGGTCGTGCAGGCTGCAGGTGCGGGTATTCTCTTTCCCTTGGTTACCAACGTCATTTTTACACTGTTTCCAGCGGAACGTCGCGGGATGGCAATGGGGATTTTTGGCGTTGCTATCAACTTCGCTCCCGCTATTGGACCGACATTGTCGGGCTGGGTTGTTCAGAGTCACTCATGGCGTGTCTTGTTTTTCATCATTTTCCCAATCGCACTGATTGATGTCATTGTCGCTTTATTCCTCGTCAAGAATGTTTCAGAAACAAGTCGTCCAAAGCTGGATACTTTGGGTGTTATCCTTTCAACCGTCGGGTTTGGCGGACTATTGTACGGTTTTGCTATGGCTGGCACAAAAGGGTGGGGCAGTACAGATGTCCTAACATTTTTCATTGCCGGTGGCGTAGCCATCGCCCTTTTCCTGTGGAGACAGATGGTTGTGGGACACCCCATTCTCGAGTTTCGTATTTTCCGGTACAAAATGTTTTCACTAACGACGGTAATCAATGTTGTCGTTACGATGGCCATGTTTGCTGGCATGATTTTGATGCCCATTTATATGCAAACCGTTCGTGGTTTTTCGCCTATCTTGTCTGGGTTGATGCTGTTACCGGGTGGAATTATCATGGGTATCATGTCGCCAATCACCGGACGATTGTTCGATAAAATCGGTGCAAGATGGCTGTCCGTTGTGGGCCTGGCCATCACAGTGCTGACCACCTATGCCCTGGCGCGACTGCAGGTCAACACAAGCTTTACGTATGTAACGGTTGTTTATACTGCACGGATGTTCGGAATGTCTATTTTGATGATGCCGATATTTACAGCCGGGCTGAATGAATTGCCGCTGACCTTAAATCGATATGGTACGGCGATGGTGAATACCCTGCGGATGATGGCAGGCGCAATGGGTATGGCATTCTTTGTATCGATCATGACGAACAGAGCAAAAACACACACCCAGGACTTGATGCTGAAGGAACACGTTGCTTCAACGGACAAAGTCCACATGATGATTGCAGCGAACCACGGTATGGTAATGGCCATCAACGATGCGTTCTTTGTTGCAACAACTTTAAGCTTGTTCGCATTCGCTCTGTCTTTCTTCATTCGCAAGACTTCTCCCATGGAGGACACGATTTCAAATCGGCCGCGTAAGGCACGGGTTTCCCGTTCTGCCCATCATAGTCTTGCGATCGAGAAATGAACTTAACGTACATCAAATCGGCCATTGAGGTACGCTTTGTCCCTCCATTTTTGCAGAAAAAAACCAGTCACTTAGACTGGTCGGCATGTCTTTGTTGCTGTGTTGAGTTTCTCAGGATAAATTTTTCAGTGGCTTCCGTTTGCACATGGAATCGCTTGTCTTTTTGCACGTTATCCGGACCACTCAAGGCAATAGTCATGTCGTTTAGCGGTTTGGTGTGCTTATTCGATGTCATTGTGTACCACGCTCCTCACCGTTTAGGATGATGCCGATACTTAGACATTATGAAGGGACTTTTTTCATCCAGGAGCGGTTCAAAGCTGAAGCGGGCTGCCCATGATGGACAGCCCACTTCTTTTGCTTACTTTCCGGAAAGTGATTGTTCCGCGAATGCTACTAAACGCTTGGTGATCTCACCGCCAACTGAGCCATTCTGGCGAGCTGTGGTCTCTGCACCCAATTGGACACCAAACTCGGATGCAATTTCGTATTTCATTTGCTCTAGCGCACGTGCCGCGTTTGAGACCAGCTTTTGATTGTTATTCGTCATACAAAGTTCCTCCTTAAAATTGGATTCACAGATATATTGTCAATGACCAACGCGTTTTATTCGTGCTTTGTAGACAACATTCGACAGATTCGTTGAGGTTCGACAAGCTGTTCAACGTTTGCGATTCTGACACGTCTCAGTGTGTCGGTGGCGGGTTATAATCAAAATGTGGACAATCGATGCGACTCACATTTGAAATGGCACAAAAGATTGTTTTAGGGGGATACCCGTGAAAATAAAAATGGCATTGGTTAGCCTGGTCATGGCACTGGTGATCACTGGGTGTGGTACACAACCGTCGATATCGAGCAATTCAAGTGATCAGATTAATGCAACTTCTGCGACCGCTCAGACGAACACCACAGCAAGTACACAAGTGTATTCTGTTGCAGAGGACATTTATAACAAGGTGAAAACAGCCGTGGGAAAAAACAGCGAAGCGACTTTTGATTCAGAGTTGTCGAAGATTACCAACGTGGGGCAAAGCAGTTCGCCGACCAGTCCAAATGGTGTATTGTACGAGGATGCAGCAACGGTAGTTGCGCTCGACGATGGGATGAACGCTGAAGGGTCACCAGCCCATGCATACGATGACCTGCTTAAGGCAATGGACAAGATGAAGAACGACTTGGCGAAATATAAGCCATCCGGCGACTAACGTTTCATCAAGAACGGAAGCTGATTTAGCGACATTTGAAAGATTGTTTTATGTGGTATGACCTGGGCCTAGACTGAGTCCCAAGTCCATACCTCTTCCTCGGGTAGTTGACTAGATCTTAAACTCACCGGGTTTTCTATGATATTCTGGCAGCACGACGTTAACCGTGGCTCCGCCCAATTTGTTGTTGGATAACTTAAGGACCCCGTTATGGGCCTCGACGATCTTTCGGCACACCAGAAGTCCTAGTCCTGTTCCTTTTTCTTTTGTCGTGAAGAAAGGTTCACCGATACGTCCAAGGATGTGCTCAGGAATTCCGTTCCCATTGTCCTTTATCGAGATGGAGATACGTCCCTCTGATTCATAACTCAATCCGATCTCGATATAACTATCCTTTGGACTCGCCTCAATCGCATTTTTTAGGACGTTTAACAGGACTTGTTTGAGTTGGTGTTCAGAACCTAAAACAATCATCTCGTTCGACAACTTAGAGACAAACATGGATACATTCATGAGCGCGGCCTCAGCATTTAGCATATTCACGACGGCATCAAGCAACTTAGCAATGTTGCACAATTGCATGTTGGTCGCGTGGGGCTTGCCGATCTCCAAAAACTCTGTCACGATATTCTCAACCTGCTGTACGGATGAATGAATGAGTTCCACATATGATGTCTGTTGTGATGATAAGTTCGATTCCAGCAAAAGCTGTGCAAACCCCTTCGCGATGGTAACGGGATTGCGAATATCGTGAGCGATTCCAGCCGCCAGTTGTCCGAGCGTAGACAGTCTTTCGGTTGTGCTATAAACATCGTTGAGACGTTTCACCGCACTGATGTCCTGAACGATAACGCAGAACCCTTCCTTTAATTCCAGATTTGATAGAGTGAGAATCGAAACCAGACAGTCTAATAGATTTCCGTGTTTGTCCGGTAGTTTTAGTTCCAAAGCGGGACCGTTCGTTTCAACGTGCCTTGATTTGATGTTGGCGAGATATTCATATAAAGGGTTGTTGGAGTTAAATGGACCGAACAGTTCGAGACACGCTGGATTCACGTCGTCTACGAGCCCCTCTCCATTAAACAGGAGTACCGCATTGGGATTATTTTTAAATAATGCCTGTAATATTGAATGAATGTGTGTGTTTTTATAATGAGCGACTTCAATGTCAATGGCGTTTCCAATCATGTCGGCCACGAATGATAACAATTCCAAATGAGCGTCGCTTAGGGACAGAGGATTTTTGTCAAGGACACAGAGGGTACCGAAGACATCATGGCCTTCCGGAAGAATCGGTGCCACTACAGCATTGCCTTCCGCCAATGAGATGGCGAAGGGAACGACTGCAGTGCCAGGATGCTCACGCGGCTCATTTATATGTAAAGAAGATAGGTCTTTCCGACAGTCCAAGTTGTAATGTGAATTTGTTAATGGGAGGTTTGCATTTTCACGAACTAAAATGGAATTTCGATTATAAGCCTGTATAACTTGATTCTTCACTCCATCTGATACCGCAATGAAAAATGTATTTACATCAATGGTATCCACGAGCAATTTCAACGCCTTGTTTGTTGCGTTTTTCACACGTCTACTTTGAACGATCCGTTGTAGAATATCTAGAGCCTGACCGTCTAACATGAAATTGGCACCCTCTTAACCTACGTTGTACGCTCATTTGCTGTGATGAGATCAAAGTGTTGATGCCCGAATATGATTGCGTTTTCATACAGTGAACAAATAATGAATCATCGATTTTATGTAGAAATAATTGAGGTTTGTATATGCACTATAGCATGTTTTCAATATTGAGTATGAAATACACAATTTATTCTTTGAGGTACCGGATATAGTACAGGAGATTAAGAATTTCCCGATTTTCCATTGATACAGGCAAAGGATGAGATTGTTCACATGATTCCATGGGGGCAATGTCGAACTTGAATTTTCCATCTGCATGACGAGGCGAGGGAACAGCTTGTCCTTTTTCCAACGATCCGTTGTTCGACGAACACACTTTCAGGACCCCTTCTACACCATGTGTGAAGCAGTTCGCACTCTACTCAAAACATTTAGTGACGGAATCGTTCCCATGTGCCCGCATCTACAATCGTTCTTCAATAGCCCATTGCCACAGACAATTATACTATAGCAATACGGACTCGGAAAATGAAGGAAAAAATCAATTTTTAAGAACTTAAATACTCCTAGCTCGGAAAATAATTGTCATAACATTGTGTAGACGCATTTCAGTAGGTAGAATCTAGATATTGAGGTTATTGGGGATATGGGAGAGGTGTCAAACGTGCGCGGGGAACTGTTTGTATTAATGAGGGATTTAGTTCAAGCTGAATATCCGGATTTCATTCAATCGGTCATTGAGGAATTACGCAGGGACAGCAGACGTCAAGAGTCATTCAGTCGAATTGGTGATTATTCACCGGAACAATTACAATGGATGGTTGACGTTATTGCCCGTGTATCCGGTATCCCTAACACGACCTTGTTTTACAAGTTGGGACGTCATGTTGCAAAGTATATATTGGTATGCGCGTTGACGGATGAACGATTGGTTACCCCGCAGTCCGCATTCGATTTTTTTGTAAACTCCAACAACTACGTCTTGGAACGTTTCTTCTATATGCCCGCAGACAATGAAGTGGTTCGTCAGTGGCTAAAAGCGGACGACGATATCCTTTTGTGCTCAAACCACCTTGAAGATGACGACACGCTCAAGTTAACGTTTAATGCGAACTACCCTGCGGAATTCCACCGTTTCGTCGAAGGATACACTTCTTTTCCAATTGAATTTTTTGGCGAATCGATACGTGCCGACGAATGGCGTTATTCAAGCGATGACTCTACTACAATGACGCTGGTACTGAGAAGACACGGATCCGGTTTACGGCCTGACTTGAAGGATCGTATCGAGGAGCTGTGCCGCAATATGAAACCTGATCCGAATGCTTTCTACCGGCATACGGACGATGTAGTTCAGTTGAAACATCTACTTGTACGCGCCTACAGTTCACGAAACTCCGTGGAGCAAATCGCGGAGGACAAAACGCGCGAATTATATCAGTATCTTTCGGCAGTGACAACAGCCCGTAATGAAGCAATTCGCGCCAATCAAGTGAAGAGTCAATTTCTTGCAAATATGAGTCACGAGCTGCGTACACCGCTTAATGCGATTATTGGTTACAGTGAAATGCTTCTGGAGGAGGCCGAGGACACCGGGCAAGTCTCATTCGCGGACGACCTCAAAAAGATTAAGACAGCTGGGCAACATTTACTTAGCCTTATAAACGATATTCTCGATATCTCAAAGATAGAATCCGGGAAAATTGAAATGTACATCGAGACGGTCGATGTCAATGAATTGATCTCGAACATTTCTTCAACCATCGCACCTGTTGTCGAGAAAAATGGCAATCACCTAGTTGTTGAATGTCCAGATGATTTAGGCCACATTGACGTGGACCTAACCAAGATTCAGCAGATTCTATTGAATCTCCTAAGCAACGCAAGTAAATTCACCACGAATGGGACTGTATCTCTTCATGTAGGGATGGAGCCCCAAGCTGTCGGGGCGCTTTTGACATTCTCGGTACGGGATACCGGGATCGGTATGGAACCAGAGCAACTGGAAAAGATTTTTGATGCATTTAGCCAGGCTGATGCGTCAACCACGCGCAAGTACGGTGGGACGGG
This is a stretch of genomic DNA from Alicyclobacillus dauci. It encodes these proteins:
- a CDS encoding 3-ketoacyl-ACP reductase — translated: MSTKLQGKNALITGAGKGIGRAIAEQLASEGVNLGLISRTSADLESLAGSIREKYNVKASVAIADVGDRKQVETAVNQISHELGNIDILINNAGTAKFGTVIDMDVEEWEQMIRVNLLGTYYVTRAVLPGMMDQNYGDIINVSSTAGERGAATTSAYSASKFGVMGFSESLMQEVRKNNIRVVALAPSTVNTDLAKAAGLKIGDEDRQMQPSDIAELVLSILSLPQRVVVKNASIIMTNPQ
- a CDS encoding GrpB family protein, yielding MTRWTTIPVHLAKDLRPWQVVYMICFAVFGTFANLYVGPPTLEQVFSLVYLLISAASLFIVLPNFRRVLFRKYDPLRTHRFSGAPVALTGTRIYLYILIPMCFVAVLQTFSAISSSFLQFDQTNVSSQPQVQDYITPVLAGMEEVWRWCMIGTVIVIGRMICRRWWSIPSVRGTIFTIAVIASSLGFGSGHIMEFTSHRFRALLLFSGLGAILALMTVITGRILLVMCVHIAYDLWVTVLSTVGGNDVVLGIILYIALLLAPLATIIWRKRLFRWVADREDVVRLEPYNESWPGMYAEEAEQLQTVFRRRKPFQMNHIGSTAVPGMVANACIDIQVGLQRPKLRGRERRHLERIGYEVIGTRGVFGRLLLRKGSTPPIHLHIVEAYGPLAHSNIRIRDYLRVHPDDAMSFGDAKVQIVQDGVTDLPSYTNKKKPLFKWLIHATYSDTTL
- a CDS encoding metal-sulfur cluster assembly factor — protein: MVDLNKVRDELKTVIDPEIGVNIVDLGLIYDISEPKPGQVNIKMTLTTPECPLHEGFLDAVEGAAVHVTGVEYVKVDVVFDPPWNPDMMNQETRHALGI
- a CDS encoding CoA-binding protein — its product is MNVSDETLADLMSNARVIASVGVVSNPLTTGYRVAEYQQSQGYKVIGVNHDKDMILGHPTVHSVTDIGEPVDIVNVLAHPSEIAQVADAAIQSGAKALWLEPGIENKEAEERAMQAGLTVVSNRSFEREHRRLLADKDF
- a CDS encoding spore coat protein, which codes for MNSLMIHETTELNELLMSCTNSINSMGLFLSQVQCQELKSIIEKHMKGHIQDYNMKVEWATKGTSHDTLDVPTMPPAVRMTGVADMQKTTPNPNTTKLDDRAIATSYLLTLKRAGREYAWATFECANPELRKFLEDAFTMCSRHAYEVSGYMIRKGYYPIQEAPNTYVQELSGTYESVQNSGFVH
- a CDS encoding DUF1540 domain-containing protein, giving the protein MSVDVKCSVSNCYFWKDDNNCGAPAIMVTVDQQANARFNEEIADEIMVDLESQESASSSLHTCCHTFRKRS
- a CDS encoding MarR family winged helix-turn-helix transcriptional regulator gives rise to the protein MRSFRQVHRAMFHLMRVEADTLGLTPVQIMVIHAIKEEPNISLNELADRLQMGCSTVSGVVKRLVEAKILERERVEEDQRTIAMRLTDKGQDLEEQAYGDDSLISQAVLRFLELPDDDLDRLLQIHQRLIDILRGETDRKS
- a CDS encoding MarR family transcriptional regulator; translated protein: MANLMRIQADKLDLTPVQIMILRILEEKPNLSLSELSERVQLGCSTVSVVVKRLVEDGVLERERLEQDQRTVAIRLTDKGRELNKQAFGEDSLLTLALQRFVRLPEKHIDTLLALHRELNAILSTEGELPE
- a CDS encoding heavy-metal-associated domain-containing protein, producing MTTMTISTITLEGVTCANCANSVSNALHSVQGVENFDVDLFDQITTITYDDDQTSSSIIRSTIEQSNCDVH